One window of the Lytechinus variegatus isolate NC3 chromosome 3, Lvar_3.0, whole genome shotgun sequence genome contains the following:
- the LOC121411037 gene encoding ATP-binding cassette sub-family C member 9-like, which yields MMSGWDWFCGVNYTLDSGTGLNNSCLINGIIVVPQLGFVVISSIILLLLAVCSTSERQNSSKYHLQLPGHTPRWLLTYILLVLTLSFLAEGILTNDTYLANSLPHQPHLYVVGVAMFLGAILSIVYYHVMEKWRERHMVWLLFVYWITTLFSLAVEMVHIKRRGDINFQNVSFDITLLLLFVVGMFLVNEMILCCHMVFGCLAEAHGLYGGDTEKEDMNYLHDYSALPSSLTYFWMNWLFAVGYKKNIEPNDLGNIPEKHSSLYQHERFKKNFLIEQERALRNHKKISLSRVYWNTYAQKMIPAGILKLCGDCLNLVGPLCISGIVLFVTNALYGTQDENVPSPHHVTIDEFFGNGFVLVGVIYIAALTRHTMDQTYYYICAVEGVHVKSAIQSMVYEKSLRLSTYAMSGGMMTMGQVTNHMSVDAANVQFFFDRGNEVWVAPIRIAVTLVLLYLQLGPPAFIGVAIFFLVVPVQLKIATAYANNMKGVMAKADQRLKSSNEMLQGMKILKLYGWERMFKGFIKVIRGKELDKLSVVYLLAAINFVVNSGTPIVANLLCFSTYTAITGKVLTPDVAFSSLSLLNALTDPMFVLPFVINLFVTAWVSTNRLSFFLSGPEIETKDDFGRVVEDTMKNGKIKSASHEDHEIQMTKSLTMSYEDKKSYGSMDSRSNREFIPADVAIRVRDGFYTWDPDSAIPVIRDINVDIPAGQLTVIIGTVGSGKSSLLQAMMGEMTTLRGQVLVQNGSTIAYGPQKAWLMNASLKGNILFGSSFDNLKYQKVVDACALGPDIAMLPGGDHTEIGEKGINLSGGQKQRVSVARTMYSDRDIVILDDPLSALDMHVGAHLFENGILKILKKQKRTIILVTHQLQYLPEADKIIVMQDGRVALHGDPEEIAKADPSLCDDWQRAMQTFSESEAELSGAESEAILEERKALKKQISRLVPRSRTPSEASETEKGRLIVTEDQEKGSVSYKVYLSYFKSMNYVIAFLIIITVLLRAGIQIGTNFWLAIWSEDSLTTNDTKTLLDDTNYYVAIYSVFSIGNIVMRAVSVGAITVGCYLAAKNMHHNMLDNVIAIPMRFFDTTPIGRILNRFSTDTQYIDQRLLQTVRTIVNLMSQLLSSFIVIITVSFYFLSFIVPIAIGFVLLLGYYIITSRELQRCESVTRSPVFAHFSETLGGLPTIRAFRDEKRFFQIALDRILQNNRVFLYLVTAQRWVAIRLDYLGALSVLCSSLASLLGAFYFNIDASYVGLAISYSLEISLYMNLVARSAADLELQMNAVERVQYYTDVPTEDYSGKQPPDSWPDKGQIQLDDISVRYASDLDSVLKGVTLSIPQKEKLGICGRTGSGKSSLTLALFRIIDTFKGRIIIDGIDIASVPLLTLRQRISIIPQDAFLFTGTIRLNLDPTGSKEESELWNALEIAQLKEVVQQLEGALDYEVTEGGDNFSVGQRQLFCLARAFLRNSTIVVMDEATASIDQETDRLIQDVVSDVFQDRTVLTIAHRVGTILESDTILTLSDGNVIEYDSPSNLLERADSTFASLVKAGK from the exons ATGATGAGTGGATGGGACTGGTTTTGTGGTGTAAACTACACACTTGATTCTGGCACAGGATTGAACAACTCATGTTTAATCAACGGCATCATCGTAGTCCCGCAGCTCGGTTTCGTCGTTATTTCATCTATTATCCTCCTTTTACTCGCCGTCTGCTCCACCTCTGAGAGACAAAACAGTTCCAAGTATCACCTACAGCTTCCAGGCCACACCCCAAGATGGCTTCTGACCTACATCCTCCTTGTCCTAACACTCTCCTTCTTAGCAGAAGGTATTCTGACCAACGATACCTACCTCGCCAACTCCTTACCACATCAACCGCATCTCTATGTTGTAGGAGTGGCGATGTTTCTTGGGGCAATACTATCCATTGTTTATTACCACGTGATGGAAAAATGGCGTGAACGTCATATGGTTTGGCTTCTATTCGTTTATTGGATAACAACTTTGTTTTCATTGGCAGTCGAGATGGTGCACATTAAAAGAAGAGGAGATATTAACTTTCAGAACGTCAGCTTTGATATCACTTTGCTGCTTCTTTTTGTAGTTGGTATGTTCCTAGTCAATGAGATGATCCTCTGTTGTCATATG GTATTCGGTTGCTTAGCCGAAGCGCATGGTCTATACGGTGGCGACACGGAAAAGGAAGACATGAACTATCTCCATGACTACAGTGCATTGCCCTCTTCTCTCACTTACTTTTGGATGAATTGGCTGTTTGCTGTAGGATACAAGAAAAACATCGAACCAAATGACCTGGGAAACATTCCAGAAAAACATTCGTCGCTCTACCAACACGAAAGATTCAAAAAGAACTTCCTTATTGAACAG GAGAGAGCGTTGAGAAATCACAAGAAGATCAGTCTATCTCGAGTGTATTGGAATACTTACGCTCAAAAGATGATTCCAGCAGGGATACTCAAATTGTGCGGAGATTGCCTGAATTTAGTTGGTCCCTTGTGCATAAGTGGAATAGTATTATTCGTCACAAACGCCCTTTACGGAACACAAGATGAGAAT GTTCCTAGCCCTCATCATGTTACAATTGATGAATTTTTTGGGAATGGTTTCGTTTTGGTCGGAGTAATTTACATAGCAGCTTTAACTCGCCATACAATGGACCAGACATATTACTATATATGTGCCGTAGAGGGAGTTCACGTGAAATCCGCAATTCAG AGTATGGTGTATGAGAAGTCTCTCCGGTTGTCGACATATGCCATGTCAGGTGGTATGATGACGATGGGTCAGGTGACCAATCACATGTCAGTTGATGCAGCCAATGTTCAGTTTTTCTTCGATCGCGGCAATGAAGTGTGGGTTGCACCAATTCGg ATTGCGGTAACCTTAGTATTGCTTTATCTCCAGTTGGGACCACCTGCATTCATTGGAGTAGCTATATTCTTCCTCGTTGTTCCAGTACAATTGAAGATTGCAACAGCTTATGCGAATAATATGAAAGGGGTCATG GCTAAAGCAGACCAAAGATTGAAATCATCTAATGAAATGTTGCAAGGAATGAAGATACTGAAGCTTTATGGATGGGAAAGGATGTTCAAAGGATTTATCAAGGTTATAAGAGGAAAAGAGTTGGACAAACTCTCCGTAGTTTATCTTCTTGCTGCCATTAACT TTGTTGTCAATTCTGGGACCCCAATAGTAGCGAATCTCCTG TGTTTTTCAACGTATACTGCCATTACTGGGAAGGTCCTCACACCCGATGTCGCTTTTTCATCACTATCCCTGCTCAATGCCCTGACTGACCCGATGTTCGTTCTTCCCTTTGTGATCAATCTGTTTGTGACTGCCTGGGTGAGCACGAACAGATTGAGTTTCTTCCTCAGTGGTCCAGAAATTGAAACCAAAGATGACTTTGGAAGG GTGGTAGAGGACACTATGAAAAACGGAAAGATAAAATCGGCCTCGCATGAAGATCACGAGATTCAAATGACGAAATCACTGACAATGAGTTATGAGGACAAGAAGTCATACGGGTCCATGGATTCGAGGTCCAATAGAGAATTCATTCCAGCAGATGTCGCAATACGt GTTCGGGACGGCTTTTACACATGGGATCCCGATTCCGCAATACCGGTCATAAGAGATATCAACGTAGACATACCAGCAG GTCAACTAACAGTGATTATAGGTACGGTTGGGAGTGGAAAATCATCCTTGTTACAAGCTATGATGGGAGAAATGACGACATTAAGAGGACAAGTTTTAGTACA GAATGGATCAACAATAGCATACGGGCCTCAGAAGGCATGGCTGATGAATGCTTCACTAAAAGGAAACATCCTATTTGGATCTTCTTTTGACAATCTCAA GTACCAGAAGGTCGTAGACGCGTGCGCTCTTGGTCCAGATATCGCGATGTTACCTGGAGGAGATCATACAGAGATCGGTGAAAAGGGTATCAACCTGAGTGGTGGGCAGAAACAGCGAGTCAGTGTAGCTAGGACCATGTATTCTGACAGAGATATTGTCATATTG GACGATCCTTTGTCAGCTCTCGACATGCATGTCGGAGCTCATCTCTTCGAAAATGGTATTCTCAAGATTCTCAAGAAACAGAAACGAACCATTATCCTCGTCACCCATCAATTACAGTATTTACCAGAGGCTGATAAG ATCATTGTAATGCAAGATGGGCGTGTCGCTCTTCATGGTGACCCAGAAGAAATTGCCAAGGCTGACCCTTCACTGTGTGATGATTGGCAGAGAGCGATGCAGACATTCAGCGAATCAGAAGCGGAACTCTCAGGGGCCGAGTCTGAAGCTATCTTAGAAGAAAGAAAGGCTCTAAAGAAACAAATATCTCGACTTGTCCCTAGATCAAGAACACCCTCCGAAGCTTCAG AAACGGAGAAAGGGCGACTGATAGTGACAGAGGACCAAGAGAAGGGTTCTGTTTCATATAAGGTCTATCTCTCATATTTCAAGTCGATGAACTATGTCATAGcattcctcatcatcatcactgtcctACTGAGGGCAGGTATCCAAATAGGCACAAACTTCTGGCTAGCAATCTGGTCTGAAGACAGTTTGACAACCAATGATACAAAG ACTTTGCTAGATGATACAAACTACTACGTTGCAATATATTCTGTTTTCTCGATCGGTAATATTGTGATGAGAGCTGTCTCAGTTGGTGCGATAACAGTGGGATGTTACCTTGCTGCCAAGAACATGCATCACAACATGCTGGATAATGTCATCGCAATACCCATGCG GTTTTTTGACACCACGCCTATTGGGAGAATACTGAATCGCTTTTCGACCGATACACAGTATATAGATCAG AGGCTTTTACAGACCGTACGAACGATTGTCAATCTTATGTCACAATTGCTCTCATcgttcatcgtcatcatcacagTCAGTTTCTACTTCTTGAGTTTCATTGTGCCAATCGCCATTGGGTTCGTACTCCTTCTTGGATATTACATCATCACATCAAG AGAATTACAGCGATGTGAGAGCGTCACCCGATCACCCGTCTTTGCTCACTTTTCTGAGACCCTTGGAGGACTGCCAACCATTAGAGCCTTTCG TGATGAAAAGAGATTTTTCCAAATCGCACTTGATCGGATACTGCAAAACAACCGAGTGTTTCTATACCTGGTTACTGCACAGAGATGGGTGGCAATTAGACTG GATTATCTTGGTGCACTATCCGTCCTTTGCTCGAGTCTTGCTTCCCTTCTTGGTGCCTTCTATTTCAATATAGATGCTAGCTATGTCGGGCTTGCTATATCATACTCATTAGAG ATATCTCTGTATATGAATCTCGTGGCAAGATCAGCTGCAGATTTAGAACTTCAAATGAACGCAGTAGAGAGGGTTCAATACTACACGGATGTACCCACAGAAGACTACAGTG GAAAGCAACCGCCTGATTCTTGGCCAGATAAAGGCCAAATCCAACTTGATGATATTAGTGTCCGGTACGCTAGTGATCTTGATTCTGTACTCAAAGGAGTTACACTAAGTATTCCtcaaaaagaaaag CTCGGTATATGTGGACGGACGGGAAGTGGGAAATCTTCTTTAACTCTGGCGTTATTTAGAATCATTGACACATTTAAAG GCCGCATTATCATTGACGGAATCGACATCGCTTCCGTTCCTCTTCTTACACTTCGTCAACGTATCTCCATCATTCCTCAAGATGCCTTCCTATTCACTGGAACTATCAG GTTGAATTTAGATCCAACCGGTTCTAAAGAGGAATCAGAATTGTGGAATGCTTTGGAGATTGCCCAGCTGAAGGAAGTAGTCCAGCAACTTGAAGGAGCACTag ATTATGAAGTGACAGAAGGTGGGGACAATTTCAGTGTTGGACAGCGACAGTTATTCTGCCTTGCAAGGGCCTTTTTGAGAAACTCCACGATCGTGGTCATGGATGAGGCTACGGCATCTATCGACCAGGAAACG GATCGTCTTATTCAGGACGTTGTTTCTGATGTATTCCAGGACAGGACAGTGCTCACGATTGCA CACCGTGTAGGAACCATTCTCGAGTCGGACACCATTCTTACTCTCAGTGATGGAAACGTCATCGAATACGATTCACCCTCCAACTTACTGGAACGAGCCGATAGCACATTTGCTTCACTAGTAAAGGcgggaaaataa